A single candidate division TA06 bacterium B3_TA06 DNA region contains:
- a CDS encoding anti-anti-sigma factor produces the protein MLENTSIPILKLKDFLLVSIQIDLHDRIAQQLQQDILERISQTQAKGVLIDISALEMVDSFMGRTLADTARMASTLDAEIVIVGMQPAVAITLVELGLSLGGVRTAINLDEGYELLQESLKEKASEKQGLEEESEEEEADDSGSD, from the coding sequence ATGCTAGAGAACACCTCTATTCCTATCCTTAAGCTGAAGGATTTCCTGCTCGTCTCCATCCAGATTGACCTGCACGACCGGATAGCCCAGCAGCTTCAGCAAGATATCCTCGAGCGCATCTCCCAGACTCAGGCCAAGGGCGTACTCATCGATATCTCAGCCTTGGAGATGGTTGATTCCTTCATGGGGCGCACCCTTGCGGACACAGCCAGGATGGCCTCTACACTTGATGCGGAGATCGTGATCGTGGGCATGCAGCCAGCGGTTGCCATCACATTGGTGGAGTTGGGGCTTTCCTTAGGTGGGGTAAGGACAGCAATAAACCTTGACGAAGGCTACGAACTCCTGCAGGAGAGCCTGAAGGAGAAGGCCTCAGAGAAGCAAGGTCTCGAGGAGGAAAGCGAAGAAGAGGAAGCGGATGATAGTGGTTCCGATTAA
- a CDS encoding sigma-b regulator rsbr: MAKTKGIADLESRIERMEEILSQAACGDFGVQIETDTDIEKADALSAVETGINLVISDMGEEVRESTKKAEELEEKLALIEQQRKAIEELSTPIIKIWERVLVLPLIGTLDTRRSQRLTESLLTDIAATQTKVTILDITGVPTVDSAVANHMLKTIAAVQLLGADCVITGIRPEVAQTMVHLGVDLSGVETLSTLAEGLKWAFGRLNIRMVEERKA, from the coding sequence ATGGCTAAAACGAAAGGGATAGCCGATCTGGAAAGCCGAATCGAAAGGATGGAAGAGATTCTTTCTCAGGCCGCGTGCGGCGATTTCGGGGTCCAGATTGAGACCGACACCGATATAGAGAAGGCCGATGCCCTTAGCGCAGTAGAGACCGGGATAAATCTCGTGATCTCCGACATGGGCGAGGAGGTTCGCGAGAGCACGAAGAAGGCCGAAGAGCTTGAGGAAAAACTCGCCCTTATCGAGCAACAGCGCAAGGCAATTGAGGAGCTTTCAACACCCATCATCAAGATATGGGAGCGTGTGCTGGTTCTGCCCCTTATCGGAACGCTCGATACCCGGCGCTCGCAGAGGCTCACCGAGTCCCTCTTGACAGATATCGCGGCCACCCAAACCAAGGTGACCATACTGGACATCACCGGCGTTCCCACGGTTGACTCGGCTGTAGCCAATCACATGTTAAAAACGATTGCCGCGGTGCAGCTTCTGGGTGCTGACTGCGTTATCACCGGCATACGACCGGAGGTCGCCCAGACCATGGTGCATCTGGGGGTGGATCTCTCAGGGGTAGAGACACTCTCTACCCTGGCTGAAGGTTTGAAGTGGGCCTTTGGGCGTCTGAACATAAGGATGGTAGAAGAGCGGAAAGCCTAG